The sequence CTGAGAACATATTTTGTACAAATACTAAGTGTTCTCTCTGTACCAAACTGAAAACCTTTTGGAAATACAATGTATCAAGTGGTGTgacatttatgaaaataaagagaatcAAACTGTTGAAAAtggtgcctttttttccatttattttgacCAAGTAACCAAAACCTAGATAAGGTAGCATTGCCTACAGTTCAATACATTCATTATGAGTTACAGGATAAAGGTGCATTTCTCTGTTAACATTCTCTTGTTTCAGACACACCTGATAAGCTGCAGACCCCAAGGATTCCAGGGTCAGCTCCAAATCTACCATGATCAGACTGTGGAAGTGACTGAAAGAAATTCATGCATTTGCAAAAATTGGGAATTATTGGACTGTGACTCCACTGGGCAATGTGCTGCCCATCAGGGCAGTCTACACACATCATTTGACAAGGAGAAAGAGATAAGGtggagagttaaaaaaataagataggtgtatatatatctatatctatttAATCTACTTTTTTACttactttgctttctgtttggGTAAGAGTAAATTTCAGTAATTCAAACCCAAGGAAGActataaaaggaaattttgtgTTTGAACAGGAAACAAGCTTTCTAAAGTATTTCTGCAACTTCCACACTGATGCATTGTTTAATCTTAGTAATACTAAGGAAGTTAAAATTCTTATATTAATGGATTAAATCAGATAATCTTTGCAAGCTCACCTTTAAAATTATGATGGCAGTAGAGGAAACACAGATATCCAATGCCAAATGTAACTGGGTAGCTGAAGAAGAGTAACTCCCTTTAcaatcagaattatttataaactgttattaaaaaaaaggcttgcCTGGCATCATTTCTCTACCTGTGAGCCttaaaaaaccaagaaaatccTACAGCTTAAgacaatttgaaataaatattcagttATATATAAGTTATGGCATAAGCAATCACTATTATAATCAAACAGGGCTATTCTAAAGGAGCTCcaggggggtgtgtggggagtATGTGTCTGGTTTTCAAATTCATAACCACTATAAAGGCTTATATTATAGAAGATACCACAATTTACATTAAAGCTTCTCCTCTAAAGCTGTTATTATTAAGGTAGTAActtaagcaaacaaaaacttcCCCAGACTTGCTCTAGCTTGGCATTGCTCTGCTAGTCCTGCAGGATAACAACTACATTTTGAAGAGCACTGACAAAACTTTGGTGTGGGAAAACACTCAACTATTTTAGAGTCTTTTCCACAAATAAACCTTTTAAGACAGGAAGAAAGGTGGTGTTGGAATCAATGTAAAGAATAGATTTCAATGCAATAATTGAAAACTTGCAAGTTTGTTTTCAACAatctcaggaaaaagaaagaatggaaaGCTGGAAGTCCTTGCTGCTTAGAGTTACATGGGGTTTTATAAGCAAGAGAACCCACTCAAGGCAGCTCTCTTAAGTTCAGTTTAACAAATGTGTGAAAACTTAATCATCTGTATCTGGTTCCATGGCATAATAATTTAATAACCTTTCCTTCAGAAAGACATTCTCCCAGattccttaaaattaaaaaattaaaaacctctgCTTAAAAACTTAATTCTGAGAAACACACAAAGACAGGAAATAATTAACAAGTTTGCAAGTTACAAACTGTATCAAATTCTTCATCAAGGATAAAGAAACCTGAATGTTCCAGCCCTTGTGCAACTTGGGAACTCATTTAACTGTCTGTGCCTTCCTTTCCAAAGCTGATGGAGACATCAATATACACATGTGCTTTAGGCATTTTAAGGCTTATTGAATGTTCATGTAGTATCATAGAACTGACAAGATTTACAATTTAGCAGcaaattccactgaaaatttATAGAGGCAAAACATGGCCAAATCACTATTTTCAGTTGTCTATTGGACATGCAGGAAGTTTAACTTgcattttttctattattttaaattaccttGTAGAAACTTCATACTTTTACAGCACATTAAAGAGAGCTGataaaaattctcctttttataCTGTAGTAAATTGAAATAAGCAACTCCACTGTGTAGCTGCAAATATAATACTCTGTATAGCAATTTATATAGTAATTTAATAATTGGACTACAGTGATCATcattcaaaaaatttaaatccttCTATTTTGCAGTAGGTGTCAGTGTATGCTTTTTTGATACATCATACATGCAAGTGCTTGAGAAAGTTCTTTTAATTCTGACCTGGCTTAGAAGTAACTTAGTAGACTGGCAATAAGCAAATTGACTTCTATGTGTCCTAGGAATGCCATGCTTTAATAAAATCCTAATTTTCTAGTTTTggaatggtttttttttttttttcactctatCAGAAACATGCCTACAAAGGATGAGCATGGAAACAGAGCTACTGCAAAACTCTTTGGAGCCATATTAGCAGGAGACAGCTCCAAAAATCTTTTATGCATTTGTAGTGCCTATATGTGTAGGTACTATTATACTTGCCCACTTATGAATAACAGGAATAAATAACACAAGTGATCCAATGATTGAAACCAGAAGAAAAGCCCATAAGAACATTCGATCAAGCACCTGAGCAATGTATTTCCAGTCTTCAACAACCTAAGAAATAAAAGAGCACAAGAGATGGTCAGTATGTGCAAGAGCAGGTGAAAATACAGTACCACATCCTGCAATTCTTAATCGTTTCAAAGTACACTTTTTTCAGCCTTGTTCATTACATAATCCTGTTTAACAACATTTAATAATTACACTCGGAGGTAGAACAGGAGCAAACTGCCCCCTGTGCAGACTGGTAAGCTGTGTAGACCAATATTAGATTTTAATGCAGAAACCAACCCTGACAAGCACTGAAAATCCTCATCTATGGAGAGATGAAACTGGTGTGCCATTTTCTAACACACTGCAGCATTCATGCCACACGACAGCATAAAGTGGAAATCCCAGGCAGGAGGTAGAAACAAAagttattaagaaaaaaaaaaaagacaacaaccCCTCCCATCACCTAAACAAAAAACACTAAACCtcccaaattaaaaaacaaaataaataaaattacagtaCTGAGCAGCTGTTGTGTTACAAACAAGATCTGAAAGCTGTGAAGTTACTGCTGCACAGAATTGCACACTGGGGACAACACTCACTGTACTTCCAAGACTACCTTCCTTTTTATAGGATTGTTCATACCTATACACAGTTTTGCAAGTATAGCAGATATAACTGTGCAAGCAAATGAAAGCCCTGCCAAACAATTGTCTTGGAGTTGAACTGGAGCTCTCCACATTTCCCAAGCCTCATGATTCCCAAGATGTAAGGCTACAACAGCACTAGTTGTGTAGTGTTTATTAATAACTTCTGCAATTAGAGCTTGCAAACTCTCTGGAGCCCAAGCAATAAAACACAAGTGAATCCCCACTCATCTGTATGTTAATTTCTGAGGTTCAGAGTCACAAAAACATcacatctgaaaaacaaaatacttatCACTTCTCTTGTCACTCACAGTCAAATACAGTAACttcacaggagaaagaaaagcaacccATAATATACaagaaattatgtatttaatagcaaattatttctgttgttcATAGAATGCAGAGCTGTTAGAAGCTGCTTGAACAGTACAGCAGATACATTTATTAAGAATCTAGGCCGGATCCCTTGTGACACTGTCAGAATCAAGTCCTGAGAAGGCACATGAGAGGAGTTTGCTTACTCCTAGACTGTGAGAACACTCCTAGCAACCAGCAGCTTCTGAAGAGAGCCTTTTCCATATAAACTGAAATAATCCCAGGCCGTGCCATCAGAAACAGGCAGCAGTATCATGAGACCACACACAAACTTCTATATTTCCAAACTAGCCTGCAGATTATATTTAAGTCTCTGGTGTACCAATGGTGCCATGCTTTAAAAAGcatgtaaagaaaacagattcaCAGTGCTCTTACCCAAGTGGTGTAAACATCCATTTAGGGTAGTTCAGAGTGCAAATGTGCAGACTGagaaaaagcctttgaaatCTTTTAGTATAACTTAGAGACAAATAATAACAAGGGTAGAAGAGAACTCTTaggaggtcatctagtccatgTTTGATCTTGGCACAAATTGACCTCCATAGGGCCACAGCTTGTATTTAAACTAATATAAGTTAAAGCAttgaaattgtttttatttggaatTGAAAGGTGAAAAACACAGCCTGGTCatatttattctaaaaatataaGGCAAATATAAGTAAAATATAAGGCATTGTTCAGACAGCCTTCAGGTACAACATTCAAGGGAAAAATATCTCCTCatctcagcagctctggagagaaCAGTCAGAGTACACAAGTGCCTCACATGTGTAACTAACAACATGAACCTAACTGCTAGAAGAAAGTAAAAGACTTTTAAAGAACCCAAGGACTGTGCTGTATCAGCCCAATATCCATAAGAATTCTCAGCATTGTACCATACTTGCACTTCTTTCCCGTGGAAACAACTACACAGCTTTCAGTGGAGCACAAAACCTGGAAACCCATAGCACATCTTTAACAGGATAGTGCACAGCAAACCATTACTTGGTTTTCTAACTTCCACTTGCACAGGGTCAGTGTGACAGGACCAGCTCACCCACCTCACGAACTTCATTCTCCTTCCTGACGTGCCTCGTGATGTAGCGGATGGAATCCAGAGCCGCTTCCAAGGTGTTCCTGGAGGGTTCTGAGCCATTCCCGTTTCCCGTTTCCTCCTTCTGGGCAAAGTATCTGTCCACGTGACTCCTCATGCAGAGCAGCTTGGGAAGTTTGTGAAGAAATATCTTGCGAACCCAAGGGGCCATCGCGTTGTGCGTGGACGAGGAGCGGTGGTGGATGTTGATGGCAAAGACAGTTATTACAATGGACAGGGTCACAAATATCATAGTGAACACCAAGTACTCTCCAATAAGTGGGATAACTTTGGAAGATgagggaataatttcttcaataacaagaagaaaaacagtcaaAGAGACCAGTACTGAAGTGCAAAGTGAAATTTTTTCGCCTTCATTTGAAGGCAGATAGAAGACGAGGACGGTGAGAAACGAAAGTCCAATACAAGGGATGATGAGAAACAACGTGTAAAAAAGGGGCAAACGTCTAATTATGAATGAATACGTAACAAAAGGATACCAGCAGCAGCCATCAGTCCTGTTTCCCTTGCTCCCCGTTGCAGTCACTATTTCCCATTCTCCGTTatcaaaaaaatctcttttgtcaACATCATAATCTTCAAGGATTAGATCAACCTGTGAGCCATCGTAAGTCCAGGACCCAAACTTCATTGAGCAATTTTGGAGGTCAAAGGGGAAGAAGGTTACATCAATAGTACAGGAACTTTTATAGTTTGCTGGTGGAGTCCAAGCAATGGTGCCATCATATTTCACCACAGTCTTTGTAGATGTTCCCTCAAAACGTCCATCTGCACTGAAAGAAGAGTAATTGCAATTACAACGTGGGTCTGGGGGTGTATTTAATTAGCAAAATATGCTTTGTTATTGGCATTTCAGCTCTTTATCCCTTATCCCCCTTGAAAGCCAAAATTTGGTACTGTCTtcatagtcttttttttttttttttttggttaggtCTGAATCTCACAAAGGTAAACAGCTTTGGAAGAGTGAAGAGTATTTTTAAGTCATTAAAAAGTCTGTGTAACTTTCTTGCACAGACTTTCTGACTTATGAAAGGATTGTGAAAACCCTAACCTTCAACAGCATGATCCCATTGTGGTGTTTCTATTAGTAATGCAGCATAAGTACTTTTCAATTTGGCCTAATCATAattatcaaggaaaaaaagtcatgaagCAGGTAAAAGATTACTTGTTTGCCACCTCCAAACTGGAATTTACAATCACTGCAACAGCCTTTTATCCTGATTCAACAAGTCAGGAAATGTAAAGCATTGTACATGCACCTGAGTTGAGCAGAAAGGTCAAAAGTTATTGCTTCTGATATTTGgggattttcagaagaaaaaaacccaaacaacataAACCCAACACAATCCCCCCCTTAAAGGTGAGGGTACTTAATTTCAATTCCATGCTAAATATGACTTATAACAGTATAAATTAGCTGCTTCCCTCCCACCACCCTACACTTTGTACCCAGCACTGTGCAAGACACTGTTTTCTAATAGGGAGTTTAcatgaagaaatggaaataaactttatttaaagagatgagaaatgccatacagaagaaaagcaaagcctttGGCATTTAAAATGGCAACAAAGTCCCTCTGCATTCAGAGACAAATtcttccagcagccccagctctaCTAAATGTCCACACGTGTCCATCCAACGAGCCTCCCAGAACCAGCTGGGACAGcaaagtcagaaaataaatggGTTCTCTGTGAAAAAACTCAAACCTTACTTGTCATACAGCACAATATCTGGAATCCAAATGGAATCTGATGGGACACGGATGGATGTTATTCCAGCATAGTCTTCAGGATTCCACCTTAATTTCACATCTATCCATTCCTGTGGAAATGTGAGATGTAAAAATCATTATTGTGGGGAAGCAGATTTAAGCAGGGCAACACCAGATGAAAACAGATAATAAGGCAATTCAAAACAATGAGACTGGCCTCTAAAATCTGTAAAACCAATTAATTTGCTGAACAGTGATGTAGTTACCTCACtcagtatttgttttctgttgtaaGACCCACTTGACATTATTTCTGTACAGAACTCAAGACATGAAGTTCCTTTTTCAGAGCATGTATACATAAGTAAGGGTTACTATAACATAATTTAATTGTATAAACTAAGTTTGAAAAAAGCTTGTTCTGAATCAATACCAAACACTGGAAGCTAATCAGAAGCAATTCAGACATTttcatgacagaaaaaaaccccatcatgATGCAACTCTTAAAAGGCAGTTTTGATTTCTACCAGCAACACTAAAAATAGCACCATTAAAAGCACAGTAGTGTTTTGGTAATTTTACACTTGAACTACAAGCTCAAGAGGAAGAATTTAAGTTTCTAAGAATTCACCatcaaacagaattttaaacatATATACAGGTCAGttcttatttcatttaaagTGGTTCAGCTGGTTCCACAAGATCTGCAGAAACTATTAAAGAGAGCACAAGGTGTTATCATCAACACATTTGCTGGGTAGTCTCAAAGtttccctgaaaataaaaacttggcCTGAAATTACAGTTACTGGAAAAGGAGGGAatcaacaggggaaaaaacaaaacaaagcaaaaaaatgcaaccaaccaaacagaagGGAAGCAGCCCAAACAAAAATAGTGAGTATAATCGGGGTCTGCAAACATTCTGCTAAGTTAAACCAAGAATGACTTGTGAGCAGCATTTCCCAAGTTCATACTGCCAAATAAGTTCAGCACTGGACCCTGATTATTACAAAGCTTCAGGCTTTTTTCTGCCCAAACCCAAATATTCCTGAGAGGCAAAAGTATTTCCTTATAGCAAGCATATACAACTTTGAAACTGAAACTCTTCAGTGATGTTTATCCCATAATCTCAAATatcccagaagaaaaagaactcaAAGCTATTTTACAGGACACTACAGCAACCCATGCTTTTCTTAATAAAGCTTTTGAATGAAAACTTTTCTACTGAGGCAGCAACTGATGGTTGCACACATGCCATGCAATGGCCATGCAATGGCATATCAGATTTCTTTTGATTTGgtaaatttttatttacctcatttttatttaccttttttgtgcatttgttatggtttttttaagaggtttGTAACAATTAACCCCTTAAAGCATTTCTAGGGACGTTTTACAAAGATACTGTGTGAAGGAAAAATTCATGCAGCAactaaggtttttttaaatatgcaagtAATTAGAAAAGTTTCTTCCAGATTTTCATTTGCAGTCACGGAGCTTCAGAATTTTTCATCAATATTTTTACACATACCTGTTTCAACCACACATTTGTTGTCATCAATTGATTTTTCTCATCCTATAAAGAAAAGCATATGTTACAAAAAATAACCAGCATAGAACATTCACAGTAAATAGCTGCTTTAGTTCATAGAGGTCTGTAATGCAGAGTACAAAATACACTTCTGAAAGCATTCCACTCACTAAGTATGTTTATATGAGGACATCACACATGCATCcacagtgcatttttttcattacactGACAATAATTTTAGAAGATTAACCTACTGTGTTTAAGCTAAAATATGCACAATTATTTCACATGACATTATGTTCCAGAATTTTAAAGTTGGTGAAGAAAACACTCCAACTTATTAGCTGTACATACCACATCCACTAGCTGAGAGATTGCAAGGCCAAACTTGATTTTTATTGTGTCATTCAAGCGCTCCACTGGACGAACCCACCTCTGATAGTCTTCAAATAAATGCTTGAACAAACGATCCTCACTCTTAGCAATGAAAGAAGGTTCAGACACACCTgtgaaaaaaggaatttattacCATTGATTTCATGTTTTATACATTATTTCTTCTACAGATCTTTGGCCAGATCTGTCATGTATAAACTTTGCTGCTCTTGCCTGTAGAGCACTTTCCCCCCCACTGTTTTGCATCTTAAATGCTTATGCAATTCTATTTCCCAGTCTGTCCTCTACCTATCCTGATGTTAAACTGACTGGAAAGCACCTTTCTAGTTCTTTTTGTAGCTCTCAAGGAGTCAATTCAATGCCTGGAGACAGACAGAGGACTGGAACAGCTAAAAGTCTTTGTATAGCTTACAAAAAAAGTAGAAACGAAATGTATTCTTTTATCTCCTGAGAGAATGGAATACATGGCAGAGctttttttgggaaaaagaagTATTGTAGATGTAGAAACTGCATAGAGAGAGCAGCCTGGACTTTAAAGGAGAGATGTAAGTTGTCCTCCAGCACCTCACTGAGCAACTGCTGTCCTTTTATCTTTGGGAATCCCTGAAAAATTTGGGTTTTACCTACATGTTCTCACTGAACTGCATCAGAAGAAACCCtgctacacaaaaaaaaaaaaggccaagtCTAAGGTTTATCCACTGTGAGAACCCACATAAATGTTATATGTCCtaaaaaacaagagaaggaGAAACCTGGGGAAGATACAGAGataggggagggaaaaaaggcaagatCAGTGTCTGAGTAACTCAGACAGAACAGCCTTCAAATGAGGATGCCTCAAGAATCAGCACAAACTACACACATCACCTTGAATGGAAGGGTTCTCCAATTCCTAGACAAAAGTCAGAACAACcaccagaaaacacaaacatatgCTCTAGACAGAGATTTTTACTACTCACTGATGAGATCTGAACTGACTGAAACTACTGCCAAAAAGACCTAACAATTAATATTGTCACTTTAAGGGACagagcaaacagaagaaagaagtttaCCACCATCTCTTTTTAAAGCAGACTTAAAATATTATGCCATTACATAAATGTATGGCATGACCTCTCCAGAAATCATGTGCTCACTAACAGCATCCATCTAAAAAAAGATatatcagaaacagaaaaccaccAGAAAATGTCACAAACAGATTAAAACCGGAGACAGTCATCCATACAAGGAGAGATTTAAAAGCTTAACATTATTTTGTTTGGAGAGGAGGTAAATTTAGTCAACATAACAGAAGCAGAGCAAGTAGTGACCAGTACATGCAGAAAAAACATTGGTTGTATTTAATCTTTCTCAAAACAGAAggtaaaggaaataaagcatCAATTAAAGGCAGCAGAAACAATGTCCAGTTGAAGTTCATTACCATCAACATCCAGTAAATCAGAGGTTATTAGACAGTGAAGAGGACTAGAATCTGGAATTACCTGGGATTACTAAACTGTGTATCAGGCAGTGTCACACCTGCAGAGGGTGTCAGTTCTCATTCCAACACAACCAGCAAAAGCTGCCTCAGAGTTGGACCAACAGTGACTTGCAGTTATTGCAGAGGTTTGGCTACCACTGCTGAAGCCATTAATTTGGGCTGGCTAGTTAGGTTAGTTGTGTGTGTGACTGCCACCACTGCAGCCCAGACAACCAAGGCAGGCAAGCCAAGCTTTTAAGTTCCTTCTCGCTCATCACGTTGTgacaacagcagctctgctgtgctgcaaaaGGCTTTCATTTAAAGAGCCTTTGGACAAAACACCCAAAGCTCTGCAGGGCCCAACAAGGCAATTCCCTGCCTTCTGCACTGGTGCTTTGGGGCAGTCCAGTACTAGGATTTTAGTATTTTAACTGAAACTAGTTAACTAGTTTTTTAAATACTAGTATTTAAATGCTAACTggattttctctgaaatgtcaCAGGAGGAGCAACAGCAGAATGCAGCTTAAGGAACAGGATCAGCAaagggggagcagcaggactccttttccccccagatcTTCCTACACACCAACATGCTGCTGAGGGGTTCTTGCTGTGGGCCCAACCAGCATCTGGGTTTTAGGACAGTTCACCCTTCTGCTTCAAAACACAAACCTAATTTCATCTGTTCACAAACCCACTGTTCTTGGGGAGGGATTATTTGTACCTGCTCTACAACTGGACACCTTTCCATCTCCAGGCTGTTGACATGTGGGATGTGTGACAGCAGGGATCTGATGGGCAGCCTGTGTTGGACCACTGAACACACCTCAGGCAGGCACAGGAAAACTCACAGGACATAAGAATTGCTGCCAAAAAAGATGCAGCAACACAAGGTTGCACACGTACAAGTTGCCTTCACAGCTATTaggttaaaatatatttactttaatTGGTTCAGTATATCCTCATTAGCCAAGGaattttccttatttgtaaGTATGCACAGATGTGCCAAGTCCTACATGCTACAGGCATCCAAAAGAATGCTTCCTGAAGACACAATTTGATTTCTCTATCTCCATATCCCTATTTCCTGAATTATGGATGGTTTTGTGTATATTTCAGCCTAATGTTTCATAAATACTTAATGTTTGTATTAGCATTAATTACATTTCCCTTCTACAGTTACAACTCTCAACTGAATTTTCTGTACAGTTTGAGGCTGACTCTGCAGCTGGATATTCTCTCTGCATTAATTGACCTTGAAGCAGTGCAGAGGCAGAGTTGCACTTTCACCATTTCTGTGTTCTGTAAGATGACCTCCTGTGCAGCGACACAGCATTTCAGGGGACGTGTTGTTTCCAGATTAAGCTTCTCTTAAAACACAGCAACTTCTCTGCTCTGCTAAATGGGGACAcgttattttgctgcttttatgttCTTACAGATCTTTGTCCAAACGTTTTACACTCAGACCTACAGTACACTCACTGATCTATTACAATAACCACTATTTACTAACAACACAGTTtgactcatttttttctcttttttcttatcaCAGAGATATCCCTGCTTTTCAATATTTCTagtttattctgtttattaagGAGCTGGGGCATACTGGTCTATAAATACAAAGGAGAGCTCCATGGGGAGGCTGGAAATGGTAACAGTATATTAAGAATTAGCAAAAGTAAAGTAAGTAACCACCCCTAGcttgcatattttatttaacaggaCCATTCAACTAATTTGTTGCATAGACTGCACGGgtttcattctcttttccaCTGTGGATATGCTTTTAAGATTACAACTAAGGGGGTGATTCTCAGTTACCCCCTGTATCAATAACAAAATTGTGAAGAACTGGTgacaagcagaaaaaatgtaCAGAAGAGAACAGGTAAAACACAGTCAGAGGTTTAAGGCAGCAGAATAAGTACGAAAAACAGAAAGAGGTTAAAACCTACGACTAGCAAGATTAGCAAACAAACAACCCGGAGTACAATCTCATCCTAAATCAGATGGCAAGAGATTATGGAAGCATCACCCCTGCCACAAGCTCCCTGTACTAAAATAAACTTGGGAGATTTGTAGCCTCTGAAGGGCAATTCTAAGCTTGCCTGTATTTGTGTGGCTTCATTTTGGTTGGGGCAGGGTGACCTCTGCAGCCTCGGTCAAAGGGAGCTCTGTACTGTGCCGTGAGAAACCTCACTGACAACATTTACTTGAACACTTGCACCTTAAACCCTTCTCACTCCCTCTCTGTGGGATTCcatgtcaaaaaaaccccacccaaacaaCCCCTAAATCACATAGGATGCTGGATGGCCTAAATTTGAATCCTgcacaaaggaaacaaatgtttATGCACAAAGCAGACTGAtgattcaaattttttttaaaccctgaAACAGCTGGAGAACACTTGTGACAAAATGGTTAAGTAAAAATTCTAATTAAACACTTGATCTTAGAcgaaattgtatttaaaaattcagttctaCCATTTCCTCCCTAAGCACTTAACAAACTTCTTTTATTAAAGTACTTTGGAAGAACTACTCAGAAAATAGGAGGAAGCATTACATGGGTCTCAGATGCATGAACAGCACAACAAAACATGTCCATGTCTATTCATCTTGTTCACATTCTCAAGTCAAAATTTCACTTGTGCTGCTGATGGCAGACTTTTTAAATGCCACAGATAAACCACAAAAGTGTTCTTCTTTTGTAAAATCCATCTTTTTCAATCGTTTCTTCCTGTACCATTATGGGATTAAATTTCTTAGCATCTTAATACGATTTGGCAGCACTATTCTTGTTATAAGAACTACCAGTTAAACAGTCAGTGTTGCAGCTTTATCTCAGAcgtattttcataaatatttggtTGTTTTGAAAGGAGAGAACACCACAGTCCATGTTTCTCTGAAGAATAAGCTTTCTCTGAACTCTGCattcctctgctcttccttaGATAATGTGTCTAAGAACCACATTGGGATTGCAGGTATAATGCTGGTCCTTATACATTAAACAGCACAGTTCAAAGCATTTGCTAATTGATATAGCTGAGTGTTAAtgatttcaggttttctttgcaTCACTACCTGGTGCATTTTCAAAGGAAGTCcatgggaaaaagggaagggtCACTTTTTAGAAGCCTTATGTTAAGATGTGGATTCAGAAGTAATATATATTACTAGTGCACATTTATAACCACACACCATTACAATGAAAAAAGAACACTGCAAAGGAcaaaaaacattgcaaaatatCCATACTTTGTAGTTAACATTATATTGTTTAACTCTGTGTTATCATAACATACAGACTATTATCCACAAATCTAACTACTACAAACTACAACTAATAATTTTCTTACAAGCCTGGAAGGTGGATGAATATATACAGTACACCTGCCTTCAGTACACTCGTATTTATTGAGATGATTTCCCACCATTACTTCATTAAGTAGAAAACACATGCAATATAGTAAATGAAGCATAAAAtggaagttttatttctgtactgACTCCCCCCTCCCTTTTAAAAGGACCATGACTCACACTTTCTGCATGGTCTTCAATTTTTTGGCCTACTTTGCCTCCCGTGCTTTAGCAATTGCCAAGAACCCAATCACAGTCAAGCCTTTAATTAACAGCAAGCATTTGGAGAGATCAAAATCATCTTTTCTAGG is a genomic window of Chiroxiphia lanceolata isolate bChiLan1 chromosome 12, bChiLan1.pri, whole genome shotgun sequence containing:
- the CHRNA5 gene encoding neuronal acetylcholine receptor subunit alpha-5 isoform X3 gives rise to the protein MTTNVWLKQEWIDVKLRWNPEDYAGITSIRVPSDSIWIPDIVLYDNADGRFEGTSTKTVVKYDGTIAWTPPANYKSSCTIDVTFFPFDLQNCSMKFGSWTYDGSQVDLILEDYDVDKRDFFDNGEWEIVTATGSKGNRTDGCCWYPFVTYSFIIRRLPLFYTLFLIIPCIGLSFLTVLVFYLPSNEGEKISLCTSVLVSLTVFLLVIEEIIPSSSKVIPLIGEYLVFTMIFVTLSIVITVFAINIHHRSSSTHNAMAPWVRKIFLHKLPKLLCMRSHVDRYFAQKEETGNGNGSEPSRNTLEAALDSIRYITRHVRKENEVREVVEDWKYIAQVLDRMFLWAFLLVSIIGSLVLFIPVIHKWASIIVPTHIGTTNA
- the CHRNA5 gene encoding neuronal acetylcholine receptor subunit alpha-5 isoform X2, giving the protein MTNGRFEGTSTKTVVKYDGTIAWTPPANYKSSCTIDVTFFPFDLQNCSMKFGSWTYDGSQVDLILEDYDVDKRDFFDNGEWEIVTATGSKGNRTDGCCWYPFVTYSFIIRRLPLFYTLFLIIPCIGLSFLTVLVFYLPSNEGEKISLCTSVLVSLTVFLLVIEEIIPSSSKVIPLIGEYLVFTMIFVTLSIVITVFAINIHHRSSSTHNAMAPWVRKIFLHKLPKLLCMRSHVDRYFAQKEETGNGNGSEPSRNTLEAALDSIRYITRHVRKENEVREVVEDWKYIAQVLDRMFLWAFLLVSIIGSLVLFIPVIHKWASIIVPTHIGTTNA
- the CHRNA5 gene encoding neuronal acetylcholine receptor subunit alpha-5 isoform X4: MAGRGAGLRGCGRATLVLLLLLSCLCAPLLAQPGAAFAGVSEPSFIAKSEDRLFKHLFEDYQRWVRPVERLNDTIKIKFGLAISQLVDVDEKNQLMTTNVWLKQEWIDVKLRWNPEDYAGITSIRVPSDSIWIPDIVLYDNADGRFEGTSTKTVVKYDGTIAWTPPANYKSSCTIDVTFFPFDLQNCSMKFGSWTYDGSQVDLILEDYDVDKRDFFDNGEWEIVTATGSKGNRTDGCCWYPFVTYSFIIRRLPLFYTLFLIIPCIGLSFLTVLVFYLPSNEGEKISLCTSVLVSLTVFLLVIEEIIPSSSKVIPLIGEYLVFTMIFVTLSIVITVFAINIHHRSSSTHNAMAPWVRKIFLHKLPKLLCMRSHVDRYFAQKEETGNGNGSEPSRNTLEAALDSIRYITRHVRKENEVREVVEDWKYIAQVLDRMFLWAFLLVSIIGSLVLFIPVIHKWASIIVPTHIGTTNA
- the CHRNA5 gene encoding neuronal acetylcholine receptor subunit alpha-5 isoform X1; amino-acid sequence: MCVSEPSFIAKSEDRLFKHLFEDYQRWVRPVERLNDTIKIKFGLAISQLVDVDEKNQLMTTNVWLKQEWIDVKLRWNPEDYAGITSIRVPSDSIWIPDIVLYDNADGRFEGTSTKTVVKYDGTIAWTPPANYKSSCTIDVTFFPFDLQNCSMKFGSWTYDGSQVDLILEDYDVDKRDFFDNGEWEIVTATGSKGNRTDGCCWYPFVTYSFIIRRLPLFYTLFLIIPCIGLSFLTVLVFYLPSNEGEKISLCTSVLVSLTVFLLVIEEIIPSSSKVIPLIGEYLVFTMIFVTLSIVITVFAINIHHRSSSTHNAMAPWVRKIFLHKLPKLLCMRSHVDRYFAQKEETGNGNGSEPSRNTLEAALDSIRYITRHVRKENEVREVVEDWKYIAQVLDRMFLWAFLLVSIIGSLVLFIPVIHKWASIIVPTHIGTTNA